One segment of Methylocella silvestris BL2 DNA contains the following:
- a CDS encoding S9 family peptidase, translating into MTTIAPYGAWISPVTTELMTGASISLGSLSACGGALYWLEGRPTEGGRQALCRRSADGIIADVTPAPVNVGSRVHEYGGGAYGVTEGWIVYSERSDGSVWAIEGGAAPRKIATPDGCRYADFEFDLPRQRVFAVREDHRGRPPTDPEAAIVALSLAGAEEAVLIRGPDFLSSPRLSPDGQSLAWIAWDHPDMPWDRTQLFCAPLDGGGVGAPELIAGGGAAEAIVQPGWSPQNVLYFCSDRTGWWNLYAREDGADVALGPVEAEIGGPHWVFRQRFYAFFANGRIIVSVVQDGVRRTALIGGGALIRLDEGALDFGQVQDCPLPVGDGAAFIAATPTAPPAIMLKPALNAPALLVRAAAPSILPGETISVGAPIEFETPHGRGHAFWYAPKNRDFCGPDGALPPLVALTHGGPTSMTTNAFSLNVQWWTSRGVAVVDVNYGGSTGYGRPFRRLLNGAWGIVDVADCQAAAASLVERGLVDGARLAIRGGSAGGFTTLAALTSGDVFKAGASLYGVADLMLLARDTHKFESRYLDALIGPLPEAEALYAERSPINHLDKLGCPVIFFQGEEDRTVPPNQAEEMVAAMKARGLPVAYYLFAGEGHGFRKAETLRRVLELELDFYGRIFGFLAPGLSERVVIANS; encoded by the coding sequence ATGACGACAATCGCGCCCTACGGCGCCTGGATCTCGCCGGTTACGACCGAGCTGATGACAGGCGCCTCGATCAGCCTCGGCTCGCTCTCCGCCTGCGGCGGCGCCCTGTACTGGCTGGAAGGACGCCCCACGGAGGGCGGCCGTCAGGCGTTGTGCCGGCGCAGCGCCGACGGAATCATCGCGGATGTGACGCCGGCGCCGGTCAATGTCGGCAGCCGCGTGCATGAATATGGCGGCGGCGCCTATGGCGTCACTGAGGGCTGGATTGTCTACAGCGAGCGCAGCGACGGGTCGGTCTGGGCGATTGAAGGCGGCGCAGCGCCGCGAAAAATCGCGACGCCGGACGGCTGCCGCTACGCCGATTTCGAATTCGATCTGCCCCGCCAGCGCGTGTTCGCCGTGCGGGAAGACCATCGGGGACGCCCGCCGACGGACCCCGAGGCGGCGATCGTCGCCCTGTCGCTCGCCGGGGCGGAGGAAGCGGTCCTGATCCGGGGACCGGATTTTCTAAGTTCGCCGCGTCTCTCGCCGGATGGCCAAAGCCTCGCCTGGATCGCCTGGGACCACCCGGACATGCCCTGGGACCGCACGCAGCTTTTTTGCGCGCCGCTTGATGGCGGCGGCGTCGGCGCGCCGGAGCTGATCGCCGGAGGCGGCGCGGCGGAGGCGATCGTCCAGCCCGGCTGGTCGCCGCAAAATGTCCTGTATTTCTGCTCCGACCGCACCGGTTGGTGGAATCTTTACGCGCGCGAAGACGGCGCTGACGTCGCGCTCGGCCCGGTCGAGGCCGAGATCGGCGGACCGCATTGGGTGTTCCGCCAGCGCTTTTACGCCTTTTTCGCCAATGGACGCATCATCGTCAGCGTGGTGCAGGATGGCGTTCGGCGCACGGCCCTGATCGGCGGCGGCGCGTTGATCCGCCTCGATGAGGGCGCCCTGGATTTTGGGCAGGTGCAGGATTGTCCGCTGCCGGTCGGCGACGGCGCAGCCTTCATCGCCGCCACGCCGACGGCGCCGCCCGCGATCATGCTCAAACCCGCGCTCAATGCGCCCGCCCTTCTCGTCCGGGCGGCGGCCCCCTCCATCCTGCCTGGGGAGACGATCTCGGTTGGCGCGCCGATCGAATTCGAGACGCCGCACGGGAGAGGCCACGCCTTTTGGTATGCACCGAAAAATCGCGATTTTTGCGGCCCGGACGGCGCGCTGCCGCCGCTGGTGGCGCTAACCCATGGCGGTCCGACCAGCATGACCACCAACGCCTTCAGCCTCAACGTGCAATGGTGGACCAGCCGCGGCGTCGCCGTCGTCGACGTCAATTACGGCGGCTCGACCGGCTATGGACGTCCGTTCCGGCGCCTTCTCAACGGCGCCTGGGGGATCGTCGACGTCGCCGATTGCCAGGCGGCCGCAGCCTCTCTCGTCGAAAGGGGCCTCGTCGACGGTGCGCGTCTCGCGATCCGCGGCGGTAGCGCGGGGGGCTTCACGACCCTCGCCGCCTTGACCTCCGGCGACGTGTTTAAGGCCGGCGCCAGCCTTTACGGCGTCGCCGATCTGATGCTGCTCGCCCGCGACACGCATAAATTCGAATCGCGCTATCTCGACGCTTTGATCGGCCCACTTCCCGAGGCCGAGGCGCTTTACGCCGAGCGCTCGCCGATCAACCATCTCGACAAGCTCGGCTGCCCGGTGATCTTCTTTCAAGGCGAGGAGGACCGCACCGTGCCGCCGAATCAGGCGGAGGAGATGGTCGCGGCGATGAAGGCGCGCGGATTGCCTGTCGCCTATTATCTTTTCGCCGGGGAGGGTCACGGCTTTCGCAAGGCCGAAACGCTGCGCCGCGTTCTTGAGCTCGAGCTTGATTTTTACGGACGCATCTTTGGATTTTTGGCGCCGGGCTTGAGCGAGCGCGTGGTCATCGCCAATTCGTGA
- the folK gene encoding 2-amino-4-hydroxy-6-hydroxymethyldihydropteridine diphosphokinase, with protein sequence MLSNGPEPVEAPVAIGLGLGSNIGDKPANLAAGLAHLEARGAVKIDAVSSIYRTAPWGYLDQEDFANACALATTTLSPRALLAEVKAVEAEMGRLQGLRWGPRLIDIDILFYGDHEIEWAELVLPHKELFRRAFVLEPLAEIAPQLMLGGRSVREAAAEAGGKGVERWFKS encoded by the coding sequence ATGCTATCGAACGGGCCTGAGCCGGTCGAAGCGCCGGTCGCGATTGGCCTCGGCCTTGGCAGCAATATTGGCGACAAGCCCGCCAATCTTGCGGCGGGCCTTGCGCATCTTGAGGCGCGCGGCGCCGTCAAGATCGACGCTGTTTCCTCGATCTACCGCACTGCGCCCTGGGGCTATCTCGACCAGGAGGATTTCGCCAACGCTTGCGCCCTGGCGACGACGACGCTGTCGCCCCGCGCGCTTTTGGCCGAGGTCAAAGCCGTCGAGGCGGAAATGGGCCGGTTGCAGGGCCTGCGCTGGGGCCCGCGCCTGATCGATATCGACATTCTGTTTTATGGCGACCATGAAATCGAATGGGCGGAGCTCGTGCTGCCGCATAAGGAGCTGTTCCGGCGCGCCTTCGTGCTGGAGCCCTTGGCGGAGATCGCGCCGCAGCTGATGCTTGGCGGTCGCAGCGTGCGGGAGGCCGCGGCCGAGGCCGGCGGCAAGGGCGTCGAACGCTGGTTCAAATCCTGA
- the folP gene encoding dihydropteroate synthase, protein MSETGAIAVDPDSMAHKRDAFLARIGLGALIMGIVNVTPDSFSDGGKFETAAAAVAQARRLAQEGAAIIDVGAESTRPGHEPVPAEVERARLEPLLGAIVASVAEPVSIDTSKASVARFATGQGVAFINDVWGLQRDPAMADVVAESGAGVVIMHNRGELDPECDIVDDMRRFFDKSLMLAEKAGVPRQRIILDPGVGFGKTRQQNLQAIHGMRALLTYELPILLGVSRKSLLRSLVPDAPVSAAQVEPRLVATIAANLAGAAAGAAIFRVHDVADHVAAFKVFDAIERA, encoded by the coding sequence TTGAGCGAAACCGGCGCGATCGCCGTCGACCCGGATTCGATGGCGCATAAACGGGACGCATTCCTCGCCCGCATCGGCCTTGGCGCGCTAATCATGGGCATCGTCAATGTGACGCCGGATTCCTTTTCCGACGGCGGCAAATTCGAAACAGCCGCTGCGGCGGTGGCGCAGGCGCGCAGGCTCGCGCAGGAGGGCGCGGCGATCATCGACGTCGGAGCGGAATCGACGCGGCCCGGACACGAGCCCGTGCCCGCCGAGGTGGAACGCGCACGGCTCGAGCCGCTGCTAGGCGCGATCGTCGCGAGCGTCGCGGAGCCTGTCTCGATCGACACCTCCAAGGCCTCGGTCGCCCGCTTCGCCACCGGGCAGGGCGTCGCCTTCATCAATGATGTCTGGGGTCTGCAACGCGATCCGGCCATGGCCGACGTCGTCGCCGAGAGCGGGGCGGGCGTCGTCATCATGCATAATCGCGGCGAGCTCGACCCCGAATGCGACATTGTCGACGACATGCGGCGCTTCTTCGACAAATCCCTGATGCTTGCTGAAAAAGCGGGCGTGCCGCGCCAGCGCATCATCCTCGATCCGGGCGTCGGCTTCGGCAAGACGCGGCAGCAAAACCTTCAGGCCATTCATGGCATGCGCGCGCTTTTGACGTATGAGCTGCCGATCCTGCTCGGCGTCTCGCGCAAATCCTTGCTCCGGTCGCTGGTGCCGGACGCGCCCGTGTCCGCAGCGCAGGTCGAGCCGCGGCTTGTCGCCACGATCGCCGCTAATCTCGCCGGGGCGGCGGCGGGCGCCGCCATTTTTCGCGTGCATGACGTCGCCGATCATGTCGCCGCCTTCAAGGTTTTCGATGCTATCGAACGGGCCTGA